The following is a genomic window from Marinococcus sp. PL1-022.
TTCCGCTTTTGTAATCGTCGGGATAGCCACAAGATTCGCGCTTTCCTCCGAACTCCAGGAAAGCGGCGTATCCTCTGATACTGTTTCGACAAATACCAGCCCGAGCTTTTTATCCAGAACGAACATAAACTCATCAAACTGCTGCAGGTATGCTTCTACTAAATCATCCATCAATGCCATATTATTCGTGCCCCTTTTTCTTGATTTCAATTCTTTCCGTTAATTTCGCTTTTACCTCCGGCCATTCCTCTTTTATAATGCTGTAGACAGCCGCATTGCGTACACGTCCGTCCGGTAGTTTGCGCTCATTGCGCAGAATGCCTTCCTCAAAAGCGCCCAGTTTTTGAATAGCTTTTCTGGCGGCCTTGTTCTGTTCATCTGTTTTAAACTGTACACGAACAACCCCCAGTGTTTCAAACGCATATGTGAGAAGTAAATATTTGCACTCCGTATTTACGCCGGTAGAGCGCACGCTTTCGCTGTAGTACGTAGATCCAATCTCTGCCGTTTTCCGCTGCGGGGAAATATCATAGAGTCTGGTCGATCCAACGATCGCCCCGTCCTTCTTTCTTTTCACAATAAACGGCATCGTATCTCCCTGCCGTTGCAGCTTTAGAGCTTCTTCGACAATCAGCCTCATATCATGTTTATTATGCATCTTTCTTGTCATATATGTCCAATTGGACGGCTCTGAAGCGATTTCAAACAATGAATCTGTATGTTTTTCCTCCAGCAATTCCAAATCAAACTGCTCTCCTGTTAACCGCAATGTATTAGCTCCATTCCTTTTAATCGGATGTATTTATCATATCATTCCAGACCCTGCGCCAAAAGTAAAAAGCAGCATCACCCGGATGCTGCTTACTGTGATACCGCCCGGACAGCGCTCTGCTTTTCAAAGCCCCGGTTCCGGAATGCTTTTTTCTCTTTCGGGGTAAAAGCATTATATTCTTTCAGGAAAGCTTCATATTGTTTTAATATTTCGGAGGCTTCTCCTTCAGCTCTTACTTCGCCAAATTCCAGCCAGAGTATTTTATTGCAGAATTCTTTCATCTGCGTCAATGAATGGCTGACAAAAAACATCGTTTTCCCGCGCTGCTTAAATTCGTGCATTTTATCCAGACATTTTTGCGCAAAGGCTTTGTCCCCCACTGATAAAGCTTCGTCTACGATAAAAATATCCGGATTGACTGTGATCGAAATAGCGAAGCCGAGCCTTGACTTCATCCCGCTCGAATACGATTTTACCGGCTGGTCAATGAACTGCTCAAGCTCGGAAAACTCGATAATGTCCGGCTCCATCTCCCGGATTTTCCGCTTGGAAAAACCGAGCATCAGGCATTTCAGCTCGATGTTTTCCCGGCCGGAGAGCTTTGCGTTGAGTCCGGTGGAAACGGAAATCATCGCAGCCTCCCCATTTGTCTTTACGGAGCCCTTCGTTGGCGGGATGGTCCCGGCAATAATATTGGAAAGAGTTGATTTTCCGGAGCCGTTGACTCCTACGAGCCCAATGATATCCCCTTTGTCTGCTTTAAACGAAACATTGTGCAGCGCGTAAAACTCTTCCCCATAGCTTTTTGGCAGAAGCAGATCCTTCAGCCGCTCGGCATGCGTATCATACAGCTTATATTTTTTTGAAACGTTTTTGACTACGACGGATTTTTTCATTTGTTCTCCCCCGTCTCTATCCTCATTGTGTGATTTATAAAACTATCCGTACTGCTGGTCTACAGAAAATCCACAAAGTGCCGGCGGAAGCGCACGTGCAGTACAGCTCCAATACTGAAAAGCACAAAAACCAAGGCCCAGAAATAAAGGGTGTAGCTGGCGTTTGTGATGAAGTACCATTCCCCGTAAAAGAAGCTTGCCCGGTACCCCTCCACCAGGTAGTACATCGGGTTGATCTTCATCACAGGAATCAGCCAGTCAGGCAGCCGGTTATCCATCGGCCACAGTATCGGGGTTAAATATAAAAACACCCGGATTGAAGATTGTATAAATACTTGAAAATCCCGGACGATCACTGTGAGCGTGGAGGTGATCATTACCACGCTGATCACAAGCAGAATGGCCGCCAGAAGAAAATACGGAATTTGAATATAATACACGCTGATCGGATGCCCGGCAAACTGCATGTAAACAATTGTGATCGCAAGCAGCGCCAAATGCGGGAAAAGTCTTGAGATCACCACATAGGCCGGAATGATGCTTGTTGGAAAATTCATTTTGGAAATCATTTTTATCTTTGAAAAAATAGCTTTTGAGCCATTGGTTACTCCCGGCTGGATAAAAAACCACAGAATAATGCCTGCAAGCATCCAGGTAAGAAAAGGAATACCATCCACGTCGCTCCGCTGGCGGATGCCATATCCAAAAGCAAACCAATAGATGGCGATAAACAGAAGCGGACTGATAATTTCCCAGAAGGAACCAAGGTAATTGCTTTTGTTTTTTATTTTTGTTTCATATACCGCCAGCCGGTTGATCAGCGGAATGCTCGTCCATAATTCTTTCGCTACGGTTCGTACTGCATTCATATTGTTTCCCTCTTTTATCCTCTGCCCAACTAATTAATTTGCGTTGAACACTTTTTCAACCACACGCTTGGCCGCATAGCCATCTTCCCACTGATTGAACTGCTCTTCAAAATCGGCTACTTCTTTATGGTAGCGTTCACGGATAGTTCCGCTGTTTTCTACTTCTTCGATGATTTCTTCAGTATTCATGACCAGCGGCCCCGGAGCTTCCTGCTCAAAGTCAAAATAGAAGCCGCGCAGCTTGTCCCGGTAGCTGTCGATGTCATACGTATAAAATATCATCGGGCGTTTTAAAATGCCATAATCAAACATCACAGAGGAATAATCTGTAATCAGCACATCGCTGACCACGTAAAGATCCCGGATGTCCTCATACGCAGAAGCATCAATCGCAAAATCTTCATACCCTGTAACGTCCAGATGATCAGACACGAGATAATGCAGACGCAGAAGCAGGACATACTCGTCTCCGAGGCGACGGCGCATTTCTTCAAGATCCATTGAAAGGGTGAATTTGTATTTTCCAATAAAATAATATTCGTTGTCCCGCCATGTCGGAGCATACAGGATCACTTTTTTATCTTCCGGAATGCCGAGGTTTTCCTTGATCTGCTCTACATCCGACCCTGAATAATGATGCAGGTAGTCGTTTCTTGGATACCCGGTTTCAAGCAGATTATGCCTGAACTCAAACGCCCTCCGGAAAATCTGGGCGGAATAAGGGTTCGGGGCTACAAGATAGTCCCAGCGTCCGGCTTCAAACAGGAAGTTTCTTTTGTATTTTTCCGTCGTCGTGCCCGGCATCGTTACTTCATTCATGTCTTTGGCAAGTTTTTTGAGTGGTGTGCCGTGCCATGTTTGAATATAAACCGTTTTGTCCGGCTTTGGAATCCATTTTGGCAGCCGGCTGTTAAACACCCAGTACCGGGCACGCATCAACACAATAAACCATCGGAAGGAAAAGCGTTTGATTGTTTTCAGGCCCCGTTCATCAAAAAGCTCTTTGTACCGGTGGTCAATGCTCCAGTAAAAACGGAGCTTCGGATAATCCTGCTGCATTTGTTCATAAATCGCACGCGGATTACAGCTGTACTGCTTGCCGAAAAAGCTTTCAAACACGATAATGTTTTCATTTTTAGGAAGCTTTCCAAGTACGGAAAGAACCGCTTTATAAAAGTTTTTGCCGTTACGCAGTCTTTTAATTTTTTTCCATCGTTTCGTTATTCGTTTTTTCGCATTTTTCCATGAGCGTTTGAATTTCTTTTTGTATTTTTTCGTCCATTTCTTTTTTGCCATTATCGTCCCTCAATTTTTTTAAAAGTTCGTATTTTGGGTGCTTTGCTGCGCACCTTGTTCCATTCTATCAAAAAAGAGCTTAACAAAAACGACAAACTTACAAAACAGGTTTAAGTTTTTGTAAATCGTTGTTACTTTTGATGGCAACAAAAAAAGGGAGAGAACATTTCTCCCTCCCCGTCTGCTCAGGTTCTCCGCTTAGGCAGGCGAAGCCTCTTTGAGTGAAGATTAATAGTTTACGAGCAGTAATTCTTTTTTGATTTTCGTTGTCGAGATGTCAGCCGTACGCGGCAGATACACTACTTCACAATACGGGCGGAGGAAATCGAATTTCCCGTGCCAGTCGTCACCCATTACAAAGGTAGTAATGTCGTGATCGAGTACGTCATCGATTTTCTGCTCCCAGTTTTCTTCCGGGATGACTTCATCTACATAGCGAACCGCTTCCAAAATCAGCTTACGCTGTTCATACGTGTAGTATGCTTTTTTGGATTTCAAGTCATTGAATTCGTCTGTCGATATTGCTACCACCAAATAATCTCCAAGCTCTTTAGCTCTGCGAAGAAGATTAATATGCCCCCAATGCAGCAAATCGAACGTGCCGTAAGTCAATACTTTTTTCATAGTAGTGCCCCCCTATATTCCGTTAATTTTTACTCTGTATTTTACTCTTCTACACAAATAATTTTCTCAACAAATTCTTCATTAAAAATTTACATTTATCAACTTGACGCGTTAATTGTAACACATATATCCTTCCAAATATGTCGTCTAATCATGGGAAGTGGAAGGAACTTTCTATAAAACTATGTGACAACCGTGATATCGTTCACATTTTTTCACATATTTAATGGTATTTCAATATAGTTTATGGGCTGTTTTGCTCCACAAAAAAGAAGCAGAATGGCTCTGCTCCTTCAGCTGTTTTCTTTTTCAAGCTCTTCTGCAGCCTGAAATATGCGCGCTGCATTCTGCTTATCTGAGTAACTGAAAATCATTTTTCTGTTTTCGCTTACCGCTTTTTTTTCGGTCCACCCACGCTTCAAATGACGCCGCAGACTTTTCAGAAGCTCTTCCTCCGAATGAACAACATCTCCAAGAAAAGTCTCTTCAAGCGGCCGCAGACTTCCACCCTGGAAAAATCGTTTCGTATCGAAATGATAATAGATGACCGGCTTCTGCATATACGTAAAATCAAAGGATACGCTCGAGTAGTCGGTGATCATCAGCATGCTTTCCTTTAACAGCTGCTGGACTGTTTTTGCGCCCAGTTTGACTACTTCGATTTTATCACTGTTAATTTTATCAAAGGCGTTCGTGTACTGCTGCATCCGGTAGTGCGGGTAAAACTGCAGCACTACGTCATTTTTCTCTAAAAACCGGTGCAGCTTCGGATTTTCCAGAAAGCTTTTGTACCGGCGGTAATATTCCGACTCCAGAAAGGTCTCTTTGGAATGCAGCCATTCCCGCCAGGTCGGAATAAAAATAATTTTCCGCTCCGCCGGCACGCCCTCAAGAAGATTATCAAACCTTGAAAGACCTGTTACCTGTACGGTCTCTTCGTCGTAATGCATCTTTTTCATTACCATTTTCTTTTCACTTTTCGAGCTGACACAAAACAGATGAAACGGGTATTTATAGTATTCCCGGTTATATTCCACACGCTTTCGTCCAAGCACGCCGTGCTGCAGGAAAACCCGCAGGCCGTTCCGGTAGGATTCCATTAGCGGCCCTTTAAACGGCAAAAAATATTCAATATCATGTGAGCCGAAAAAGGCAGTGGCCTTAAGGCAGACGTCCACGTGATCATCGCTTCCGATAATCAGAACATTCCCAAGCTTTTCCACAGCTTCCCGGTCCATGGAATCTTCCTCGATCGCATAAAACACTGCCATTTCGGGGTGGGCAGTCCGGCAGTATTTGAAAAAATGATACCCTGTATCCTGTGCAGTATCCGGCCGTTCCCCGATAACCCACACCGCAGGCTTTTTCCCGGCCTTTTGCATTCTGGCGTTTTCTTCCCGCAGCTTTAGGAAATGCTTACGGGGATACGTGGTCGTTTCTATTTTCACATTTCCCCGCGGCGTATAGGTCACATACCAGGAAACCGCCCGATCTCCTTCTTCAAGCACCCATGAATGCAGGATTTCATCTTTATAATAAATAAAATCTTTTTTCCCAAGCTTTCGCTCGTGTACAAATTCCCCGGCATGCAGGCGGATATGCATGTCCAGCACAGCCTTATCGCCGTGAAGCGGGCGGAAATCCTCGAAAGCCGCTTCCGCTTCAAAATGCACCCAGTTATCCTTCAGGTACTGGTTTTTGACCGAAAAGTGATGCTCCTCTTCCGTTTCCCGGTTTTTCACTACTACAGCTACCCGCTGCCTCGGCCGCAGATTACGTGTCAAAGTTGTAAAACGGGCCTGCCCTTCAATAATGAATTTCCCGTTCTTTACCTTCATCGACGTAATGTCCTTGGCGATGTCGATTTCATCTATGGAGAAGGCGACACGTTTACTTGTCGTCCGGTAAAACTGGTGGCGGTAGATTTTGTCCTGATGATACCATTCAAGCTTTGTATTTTTCACCAGGCTCCTGCTGTTGGAACGAAGCCGGTAGTCAATCTTCTCCCCATGCCTGGTCACACGAAGATAGAGATCCGACCGCCCAAGCCTGTAGGGATGTTTTCCTCTCCCGGCTTCATTTTTAAATAAATCCGTCACTTCCCCGTGAAAAACGTATTGCGCCTGCCTGGAATGCAGTTTATATACATGCACTGGCACGGAAGCTTCTTCATTGGTGTCTCTGTTTTTCCATACGAGTTCCCATGCGTCCGGAGTGTAGCGGTTCCAGTAAAGCGTACCCCGGAAATGGATCGTGCCCTGTTCGTAGCTTGCACGAACCGTATATAGTTTGACGTTTTCTGTCTGAATCATAACCGAAGCCGAATAGTTCTGGGTCCGGTACAGCCGGAAGCTGACCGCCCCTTTTTCATAATGGGGAGCATACCACTTGGACGCTTTCGCCATATCCCTGGCCGGCATATGAAGGCGATGCCGCCATAATGGCTTCTCGCTGGCATCTGCGATATAAAAATCCCATACACCAGTGAAATGGCTTGAAGCATCAAGATCTACATTCGATGACCACCATTTATCGTTTTTCCATTCAACGGGGTAGTAATATTTCTTTGACTCTCCACGCTTTTTAAGAATCAATTGAAGCTTTGAGGGCCAGCCGTTGGCTTCAAGCAGCTGCTTTGAAGCCGTGCCGAGCAATAACCAGCCCTGGTCCACGGCTTCTATATCCATCAGATATGCAGGAAAGAGCTTCACTTTTTTTCCGGAGGGCCTGGTAACTCTCAGTTCCAGATTGTTAAATTTATTAACCACCGGCCTGAACAAACAACCCTTTTCGTTTACGCTGATTGTTCCCTTCTGCAGCCAGGTCGTCCCGCTCCTTCCGGTTTTCAGGCGAAAACGAATTCCTTCCCGCCGGTTCGAAAGCACCGCCCAGCCAATCGCTTTAAAAGGAATAGCAGTCGTCAGCTTTTCAAGCAGCACATAAGGCACATAGCCTTCAAACGTTGAAAAGCTCCGTCCGTTTCTCACATCGGCCGCGAAAAAACGAAGCGGTACCCTAATCCGGTTTTCCCATTCCGGCCCCGCTGCCCATTCGATAAAAGAGTACTCTTCTTCGATACGCTTTGGCAGCCGGTCATCTCCAATTTCAATACGGATGGTTATACCATGGTCATCTCCAAGCCATTCCTTCGTCCGGCAGCTGTACTGCTTTTCCTTCCACGGCGACTGTCTTTTCTTCAGCTGCTGCACTGGTGTCCGGTAATGCGTTTTTATCGCTGGTGCCTTCATCTCGACGCTCTCCTCTGTGGTCAAACTCTTTTCACTATGTAAAATGCGGACACTCTGAAGGGTCCGCATTACGTTTCATATTAGTATAGCATATGCGCATTAGTAGCTTCTATACGCAGACGGACGAGTGTACGTTTCGGCAAGCCGGGCTCTCCAGGCAAAATCATCCTCCGCATGGTCATGACGTCTTGGCACCCATTTTTTCCCGATAATCATCGTCTCCGGCCGTTCCTTGGTATACTGTTTCCATTCCGGAATGTCTTCGTGCCCGGGGTCCCCTTCCCTCGCGAACCGAACCCAGGCGTCCTGCATCCGTCGGGTGAGCCCAGGGCTTTCATTTATGCCTAAAAGCGTCCGGTTCCGGAGGGAAAAAGCTGTTTTAACCGTATTAAACAAATATCCGAGCTCCAGCCCGTGGCAGGCTTTCAGCCAGCGGGCTTCCACATTGAAACGGTATTGATACACCCTCCCTCCAGCCCGGGAATACAGCTCGCTAAGCTCTGTGTGATACAAACGAAATGCCCGGTCTGTAAACATCTTCATAAAAATCTGCGAGCGGCTCCTTCTGGGATATCTCTTCTTATAGTCCTGGTAAACTGCCATCGTTGTCTCTTCTGACATATGCTCATATTTTCGAAGATAAAATAATACATACGTGTCCACTGATTTTTTCTTGCGCAGCTCTGGAATGAGCAGCTTGAAAAAATGCATCTCGTCTGCGTTGGAGCCGTGAAGGAGCTGTACCTTTCCCGCGCTTTCCTGAATCGCCCGCTCTACGTCAAACGGAATAATTTCTCCATCCGGGGTAGGGGCAAACATTCTGGAGCCGTTATACGGACCGTTGGAGGTAAAATTTTTGTCCACGAACGACACCGTCGTTTTTACCAGATTTTCTGCCGGAGTGGTACAGATGTCATTCATGGAATGCAGGCCGAGCTTGTAAATAAGCTGATCAGAAATGTTCACCGCATCCTCCACCGAACGCGCAAGCCCGGTGATTACTCCGCTTTGAGCGATGACCTTCTGGAAAAGCCCGCGGGCGGCTGGCGCAGCGAGCAGGGCTGTTACGCTGATGCTGCCGGCTGACTCTCCAAAGATGGTGACATTTCCTGGATCGCCGCCAAAGCTTTCAATATTTTCCTGTACCCAGTGGAGTGCTTCCATTTGGTCCAGCAGGCCGAGGTTTTTCATGTAGGCCCGTTCCGATCCGCAAATGTTTTCTGCATCCAAAAAACCAAACATCCCCAGCCGGTAATTAATACTCACCATTACTACTTCTCCCCGGGCAGCCAACGATTTTCCGTCATACAGCGCCTCCCGGTTCGAGCCGCTGTTAAAGCCGCCGCCATGAATAAATACCATCACCGGCCGGCGGTGCACCGGCTCTTCGTCCGGTCTCCAGATATTTACATACAGGCAGTCCTCCGATTCCGTACCTTTTCTGAGGCCTTCCACGGACTGCGGACAGGCGGGACCGTAATCCAAAGCGCTGTATAATTCCTTGGATTTACCTAAACGCTGTGGTTTTTTAAACCGCTCCGCTTCTGCGTATTTTATACCAAGATACTCTTGAACATGTTTATATAAACGGCCTTCATATATTCCT
Proteins encoded in this region:
- a CDS encoding GNAT family protein, coding for MRLTGEQFDLELLEEKHTDSLFEIASEPSNWTYMTRKMHNKHDMRLIVEEALKLQRQGDTMPFIVKRKKDGAIVGSTRLYDISPQRKTAEIGSTYYSESVRSTGVNTECKYLLLTYAFETLGVVRVQFKTDEQNKAARKAIQKLGAFEEGILRNERKLPDGRVRNAAVYSIIKEEWPEVKAKLTERIEIKKKGHE
- the tagH gene encoding teichoic acids export ABC transporter ATP-binding subunit TagH, with protein sequence MKKSVVVKNVSKKYKLYDTHAERLKDLLLPKSYGEEFYALHNVSFKADKGDIIGLVGVNGSGKSTLSNIIAGTIPPTKGSVKTNGEAAMISVSTGLNAKLSGRENIELKCLMLGFSKRKIREMEPDIIEFSELEQFIDQPVKSYSSGMKSRLGFAISITVNPDIFIVDEALSVGDKAFAQKCLDKMHEFKQRGKTMFFVSHSLTQMKEFCNKILWLEFGEVRAEGEASEILKQYEAFLKEYNAFTPKEKKAFRNRGFEKQSAVRAVSQ
- a CDS encoding ABC transporter permease — protein: MNAVRTVAKELWTSIPLINRLAVYETKIKNKSNYLGSFWEIISPLLFIAIYWFAFGYGIRQRSDVDGIPFLTWMLAGIILWFFIQPGVTNGSKAIFSKIKMISKMNFPTSIIPAYVVISRLFPHLALLAITIVYMQFAGHPISVYYIQIPYFLLAAILLVISVVMITSTLTVIVRDFQVFIQSSIRVFLYLTPILWPMDNRLPDWLIPVMKINPMYYLVEGYRASFFYGEWYFITNASYTLYFWALVFVLFSIGAVLHVRFRRHFVDFL
- a CDS encoding CDP-glycerol glycerophosphotransferase family protein is translated as MAKKKWTKKYKKKFKRSWKNAKKRITKRWKKIKRLRNGKNFYKAVLSVLGKLPKNENIIVFESFFGKQYSCNPRAIYEQMQQDYPKLRFYWSIDHRYKELFDERGLKTIKRFSFRWFIVLMRARYWVFNSRLPKWIPKPDKTVYIQTWHGTPLKKLAKDMNEVTMPGTTTEKYKRNFLFEAGRWDYLVAPNPYSAQIFRRAFEFRHNLLETGYPRNDYLHHYSGSDVEQIKENLGIPEDKKVILYAPTWRDNEYYFIGKYKFTLSMDLEEMRRRLGDEYVLLLRLHYLVSDHLDVTGYEDFAIDASAYEDIRDLYVVSDVLITDYSSVMFDYGILKRPMIFYTYDIDSYRDKLRGFYFDFEQEAPGPLVMNTEEIIEEVENSGTIRERYHKEVADFEEQFNQWEDGYAAKRVVEKVFNAN
- the tagD gene encoding glycerol-3-phosphate cytidylyltransferase; its protein translation is MKKVLTYGTFDLLHWGHINLLRRAKELGDYLVVAISTDEFNDLKSKKAYYTYEQRKLILEAVRYVDEVIPEENWEQKIDDVLDHDITTFVMGDDWHGKFDFLRPYCEVVYLPRTADISTTKIKKELLLVNY
- a CDS encoding CDP-glycerol glycerophosphotransferase family protein; this translates as MKAPAIKTHYRTPVQQLKKRQSPWKEKQYSCRTKEWLGDDHGITIRIEIGDDRLPKRIEEEYSFIEWAAGPEWENRIRVPLRFFAADVRNGRSFSTFEGYVPYVLLEKLTTAIPFKAIGWAVLSNRREGIRFRLKTGRSGTTWLQKGTISVNEKGCLFRPVVNKFNNLELRVTRPSGKKVKLFPAYLMDIEAVDQGWLLLGTASKQLLEANGWPSKLQLILKKRGESKKYYYPVEWKNDKWWSSNVDLDASSHFTGVWDFYIADASEKPLWRHRLHMPARDMAKASKWYAPHYEKGAVSFRLYRTQNYSASVMIQTENVKLYTVRASYEQGTIHFRGTLYWNRYTPDAWELVWKNRDTNEEASVPVHVYKLHSRQAQYVFHGEVTDLFKNEAGRGKHPYRLGRSDLYLRVTRHGEKIDYRLRSNSRSLVKNTKLEWYHQDKIYRHQFYRTTSKRVAFSIDEIDIAKDITSMKVKNGKFIIEGQARFTTLTRNLRPRQRVAVVVKNRETEEEHHFSVKNQYLKDNWVHFEAEAAFEDFRPLHGDKAVLDMHIRLHAGEFVHERKLGKKDFIYYKDEILHSWVLEEGDRAVSWYVTYTPRGNVKIETTTYPRKHFLKLREENARMQKAGKKPAVWVIGERPDTAQDTGYHFFKYCRTAHPEMAVFYAIEEDSMDREAVEKLGNVLIIGSDDHVDVCLKATAFFGSHDIEYFLPFKGPLMESYRNGLRVFLQHGVLGRKRVEYNREYYKYPFHLFCVSSKSEKKMVMKKMHYDEETVQVTGLSRFDNLLEGVPAERKIIFIPTWREWLHSKETFLESEYYRRYKSFLENPKLHRFLEKNDVVLQFYPHYRMQQYTNAFDKINSDKIEVVKLGAKTVQQLLKESMLMITDYSSVSFDFTYMQKPVIYYHFDTKRFFQGGSLRPLEETFLGDVVHSEEELLKSLRRHLKRGWTEKKAVSENRKMIFSYSDKQNAARIFQAAEELEKENS
- a CDS encoding carboxylesterase/lipase family protein, whose protein sequence is MKKSKGTVRLHAPAGIYEGRLYKHVQEYLGIKYAEAERFKKPQRLGKSKELYSALDYGPACPQSVEGLRKGTESEDCLYVNIWRPDEEPVHRRPVMVFIHGGGFNSGSNREALYDGKSLAARGEVVMVSINYRLGMFGFLDAENICGSERAYMKNLGLLDQMEALHWVQENIESFGGDPGNVTIFGESAGSISVTALLAAPAARGLFQKVIAQSGVITGLARSVEDAVNISDQLIYKLGLHSMNDICTTPAENLVKTTVSFVDKNFTSNGPYNGSRMFAPTPDGEIIPFDVERAIQESAGKVQLLHGSNADEMHFFKLLIPELRKKKSVDTYVLFYLRKYEHMSEETTMAVYQDYKKRYPRRSRSQIFMKMFTDRAFRLYHTELSELYSRAGGRVYQYRFNVEARWLKACHGLELGYLFNTVKTAFSLRNRTLLGINESPGLTRRMQDAWVRFAREGDPGHEDIPEWKQYTKERPETMIIGKKWVPRRHDHAEDDFAWRARLAETYTRPSAYRSY